From a single Nymphaea colorata isolate Beijing-Zhang1983 chromosome 4, ASM883128v2, whole genome shotgun sequence genomic region:
- the LOC116252436 gene encoding receptor-like protein kinase HSL1, translated as MAAAQAARAASLLPFCRLFFFFLFSYLCFSSSAVRSLSQEGLFLLAAKRGLSDTDGVLSNWNPRDDNPCGWKGILCDNSSGAVVSVDLSNTNIIGPFPLALCRLSRLSFLSLANNNVNSTLPSGISSCKALAHLDLSSNLLVGTLPETLADLPLLQHLDLSSNNFTGAIPASFARFPSLQVLTLTANLLNETVPAFLGRILTLQQLNLAYNPFAGGRLPPEIGNLTSLQNLWLSFCNLVGEIPDSVSKLGNLTNLDLSNNRLVGPIPPSITSLRKVVQIELFNNSLSGEIPSGMDAMVSLLRFDASTNNLTGSIPVELCRLNLESLNLYENHLTGGLPPEIANSTQLVELKLFNNMLSGVLPPDLGKNSRLMMLDLSYNRFSGELPAHLCTGKSLTDMVLLDNAFSGPIPASYGECSSLNRVRLRSNSLSGVVPPAFWGLPHVSLLELAGNRLTGSISPFIRNAGNLSQLIVSGNSFSGEIPAEVGQLHNLVDFHGDGNAFTGALPRGLLGLSLLAKLDLQGNRISGKLPNDFRSWKQLSELNLANNQLDGSIPPQLGSLPALNYLDLSGNLLTGSVPLALQELKLNSLNLSNNHLSGSLPPLFNNRIYERSFLGNPDLCSNADASFMQSCIRLQEDRAKHRALAWLLRSVFVLTGVILVLGIALFYWRYRSFKRSEKRKAADKSRWTLTSFHKLGFSEYEILDSLDEDNVIGSGGAGKVYKAVLNNGETVAVKRLWATSTKMENNHSKGDNGFEAEVATLGKIRHRNIVKLWCCCTHRDCKLLVYEYMPNGSLGDFLHSSKAGLLDWPTRYKIAVDAAEGLSYLHHDCVPPIIHRDVKSNNILLDAEFGARVADFGVAKIQGTYGKGHDSMSAIAGSLGYIAPEYAYTLRVNEKSDIYSFGVVILELVTGKRPVEAEYGESKHLVKWVSTTLEEKGVDHVLDPRLVNSGFKEEMCKVLNVGRLCTSPLPINRPTMRRVVKLLLEICSDDKNNPVKKDGKLSPYYYEDASDHGSAA; from the exons ATGGCAGCTGCACAGGCGGCGCGGGCTGCATCTTTGCTTCCCTTCTGTcggcttttcttcttcttcctcttcagcTACCTTTGCTTTTCCTCTTCCGCTGTTCGCTCCCTCTCCCAAGAAGGCCTTTTCTTGCTGGCAGCGAAGCGAGGGCTGTCCGACACAGACGGAGTCCTCTCCAACTGGAACCCAAGGGACGACAACCCTTGCGGATGGAAGGGCATCCTCTGCGACAATTCCTCCGGCGCCGTCGTCTCCGTCGACCTCTCCAACACCAACATCATCGGTCCCTTTCCATTGGCCCTATGCCGCCTCTCCCgcctctccttcctctccctcGCTAACAACAACGTCAACTCCACCCTCCCCTCGGGCATCTCCTCCTGCAAGGCGCTTGCCCACCTCGACCTCTCCTCCAACCTCCTGGTGGGCACTCTCCCGGAGACGCTCGCCGACCTGCCGCTGCTTCAGCATCTTGATCTCTCTTCCAACAACTTCACCGGCGCCATACCGGCATCCTTCGCCCGCTTCCCCAGCTTGCAGGTCCTTACCCTCACGGCGAACCTCCTCAACGAGACCGTCCCTGCTTTTCTTGGCCGCATCCTCACCCTCCAGCAGCTCAATCTCGCCTATAATCCCTTTGCCGGCGGCCGCCTACCGCCGGAAATCGGGAACCTCACAAGCCTCCAAAACCTGTGGCTGTCCTTCTGCAACCTCGTCGGCGAGATCCCGGATTCCGTCAGTAAGCTCGGGAACCTGACCAACCTGGACTTGTCCAACAACCGCCTCGTCGGTCCCATCCCCCCGTCCATCACCTCCCTCCGCAAGGTCGTCCAGATCGAACTCTTCAACAACTCGCTCTCAGGAGAAATCCCCTCCGGAATGGACGCCATGGTGTCGCTGCTCCGCTTCGATGCTTCCACTAACAACCTCACCGGCTCGATCCCTGTCGAACTTTGCCGGCTGAATCTCGAATCTTTGAACCTTTACGAGAACCATCTCACCGGAGGCTTGCCGCCGGAGATCGCGAACTCGACCCAACTCGTTGAACTCAAGCTCTTCAACAACATGTTGTCCGGCGTCCTCCCGCCGGATCTGGGAAAGAATTCTCGCCTTATGATGCTGGACCTCTCGTACAATCGTTTTTCCGGCGAGCTTCCAGCCCACCTGTGCACTGGGAAGTCGCTCACGGACATGGTGCTGCTCGACAACGCCTTCTCTGGGCCGATTCCAGCGAGCTACGGCGAGTGCTCGAGCTTGAACAGGGTCAGACTGAGGAGCAACTCGCTTTCAGGTGTCGTTCCGCCGGCGTTCTGGGGTCTGCCTCACGTCTCGCTCCTAGAGCTCGCCGGAAACCGTTTAACCGGCTCAATATCCCCCTTTATACGGAACGCCGGCAATCTGTCGCAGCTTATCGTCTCCGGTAACAGTTTCAGTGGCGAAATCCCTGCCGAGGTCGGCCAGCTCCACAACCTCGTCGACTTCCATGGCGACGGAAACGCCTTCACGGGTGCTCTGCCTCGGGGTCTTCTCGGGCTTTCTTTGCTTGCTAAGCTCGACCTGCAGGGGAACAGGATCTCCGGCAAGCTGCCCAACGATTTCCGGTCATGGAAGCAGCTCAGTGAGCTGAACCTCGCCAACAATCAGCTAGACGGTTCGATTCCACCGCAATTAGGCTCCCTTCCTGCTCTGAATTACCTCGACCTTTCCGGGAACTTGCTTACCGGATCGGTCCCTCTGGCGCTGCAGGAACTGAAGCTTAATTCTCTGAACCTCTCGAACAACCATCTGTCCGGCAGCCTTCCGCCGTTGTTCAATAACAGGATCTACGAGAGGAGCTTCCTGGGCAATCCCGATCTGTGCAGCAACGCAGACGCGAGCTTCATGCAGTCGTGCATACGGCTGCAAGAGGACAGGGCGAAGCACCGAGCGCTCGCGTGGCTTCTCCGGTCGGTGTTTGTCCTCACCGGCGTCATCCTGGTCCTGGGGATCGCGTTGTTTTACTGGAGGTACAGGAGCTTCAAGCGATCGGAGAAGAGGAAGGCCGCCGACAAGTCGAGGTGGACGCTCACCTCCTTCCACAAGTTGGGCTTCAGCGAGTACGAGATACTCGACAGCTTGGACGAAGATAACGTGATCGGCAGCGGCGGCGCCGGTAAGGTCTACAAGGCCGTGCTCAACAACGGGGAGACGGTCGCCGTCAAGAGGCTCTGGGCCACCTCGACCAAGATGGAGAACAACCACTCCAAGGGCGACAACGGATTCGAAGCGGAGGTGGCGACGCTGGGGAAgataagacacaggaacattgTGAAGCTGTGGTGCTGCTGTACCCATAGGGATTGTAAGCTGCTGGTCTATGAGTACATGCCCAACGGGAGCCTTGGCGATTTCCTGCACAGCAGCAAGGCCGGGCTGCTGGATTGGCCGACCAGGTATAAGATCGCCGTCGACGCGGCGGAGGGGCTCTCCTACCTTCACCACGACTGCGTGCCCCCCATCATCCACAGAGATGTCAAGTCCAACAATATCTTGTTGGACGCAGAGTTTGGTGCCCGCGTGGCTGATTTTGGGGTGGCCAAGATCCAGGGGACCTATGGCAAGGGACATGATTCCATGTCAGCCATCGCTGGTTCTTTGGGTTACATAGCACCAG AATATGCGTATACGTTGAGAGTGAATGAGAAGAGTGACATTTACAGCTTTGGGGTGGTGATCTTGGAACTGGTAACCGGAAAACGACCTGTGGAGGCAGAGTATGGGGAAAGCAAGCATCTCGTGAAATGGGTGAGCACAACCTTGGAAGAAAAAGGGGTGGATCATGTACTGGATCCCAGACTTGTTAATAGCGGCTTCAAGGAGGAGATGTGCAAGGTTCTGAATGTTGGTCGTCTCTGCACTAGTCCTCTTCCCATCAACCGACCCACCATGAGGAGAGTGGTCAAGCTTCTGCTGGAGATCTGTTCTGATGACAAAAATAATCCTGTAAAGAAGGATGGTAAACTCTCTCCTTATTACTATGAAGATGCGTCAGATCATGGAAGTGCAGCGTAA
- the LOC116252300 gene encoding uncharacterized protein LOC116252300: MDSRSRVVVGLLVLAFLFTVGSAHSFSPFDGIQRSAFQLVSDLKEPLAKKLGLKTEELTIVDYDFWDAVVGRSVAHEFDLEIGTKVLPFKVMEDVKEWMSVDPSLFSSSSGFMDTVLTPFDLSGPMELWIQDGQNMRLSLPHDVDAGLVKKVILSDGATVTVQGAKAVVLRQPIDLPLSNVSISSFAHHLRLASLSQQQHLVSLRIVGPSSLTASTIAPSDADAAHVSSAAVNRLKVKRLAPGLLQLSSSQPDRSPATAMETESPESTAMVPVEMWPLSSLNASNRKLAAIEEILKSAVLAGKASGSPASSVRLTHAETSVQTFMKIEFGLERKLNQTDEALWEGFPEWRTKPSVVRLYFEVMARLEGEKLTPEMVKRVQPFVIADSASHSALFGNFTTTSAPLVMFPPSVFTL; the protein is encoded by the exons ATGGATTCCCGGTCTCGCGTCGTGGTCGGGCTTCTCGTTCTCGCATTCCTTTTCACGGTTGGGTCGGCGCATTCCTTCTCTCCGTTCGATGGGATTCAGCGTTCTGCGTTCCAACTTGTCTCG GATCTGAAGGAACCGTTAGCGAAAAAATTGGGGTTGAAAACGGAGGAATTGACGATTGTTGACTATGATTTTTGGGACGCCGTTGTTGGACGATCGGTGGCGCATGAGTTCGATTTGGAGATCGGTACGAAGGTCTTGCCCTTCAAGGTCATGGAGGACGTGAAGGAGTGGATGTCCGTAGACCCGTCCCTCTTTTCTTCCAGCTCAGGATTCATGGACACCGTCTTGACTCCCTTTGATCTGTCGGGTCCGATGGAGCTCTGGATTCAGGACGGCCAGAACATGCGGCTGTCCCTTCCT CACGACGTGGATGCCGGACTGGTGAAGAAGGTCATCTTGTCGGATGGAGCGACGGTGACCGTCCAGGGTGCGAAGGCGGTGGTTCTAAGGCAGCCGATCGATCTCCCTTTATCCAATGTCAGCATCTCTTCCTTTGCCCACCATCTCCGCCTCGCATCTCTCTCTCAACAGCAGCATCTCGTCTCCCTCCGGATAGTCGGCCCTTCGTCCCTCACCGCTTCCACCATCGCCCCATCAGACGCCGACGCCGCTCACGTTTCTTCTGCGGCGGTCAACCGCCTGAAGGTCAAACGCCTAGCCCCCGGCCTTCTTCAGCTCTCCTCTTCGCAGCCAGACCGTTCGCCTGCCACCGCCATGGAGACAGAGTCTCCCGAAAGTACGGCCATGGTCCCGGTCGAAATGTGGCCGCTCTCCTCCCTCAATGCCTCCAACCGAAAACTGGCGGCGATCGAGGAGATCCTGAAGAGCGCTGTGCTTGCTGGAAAAGCTTCGGGCTCGCCGGCGTCGTCCGTGAGACTGACTCATGCTGAAACTTCGGTCCAGACGTTCATGAAGATTGAATTTGGTCTCGAGAGGAAACTGAACCAGACAGACGAGGCTCTGTGGGAAGGGTTCCCGGAGTGGCGGACGAAGCCGTCGGTGGTGAGGCTCTACTTCGAGGTGATGGCGAGGTTGGAGGGCGAGAAGCTAACGCCGGAGATGGTTAAGCGGGTGCAGCCCTTCGTAATAGCGGATTCCGCCTCCCACTCTGCGCTGTTCGGCAACTTCACGACGACTTCGGCGCCCCTGGTCATGTTCCCACCTTCAGTTTTCACTCTTTAA